AATTCATGCTAATTAACTGGGTTtcaatttgtttactttttgacaCTTGTTGATGtaaattaagtgaaaataagAAGTGGTAGCCTAACACAGGGTAAGTTGCTATGACAACAGTGGCCTGTTGACTCATCCAACATCCAAGATAGTAAAGTATTAGCTCTGAGTCAGTTGTTGTTCGTTAGGAGCAGCCTTCATTCCTGCGGTCTCAGATAGACATGATAAAGGTCAGGTTTCACTGTTAGGACCTGAAAACAAAACTACCTTTCTTACTCACTTTTTAGTGTTTTAGTTTTCAGTTGTGTTCGACGTCATATTAATCTGGTACAGAGGTAGTGAAGACGTGGGTGCAAACGATGGTCTCAGAGTCCCAGAGCGCGATGCGACTAAACTCGCTCAATCTCGTGCTTTGCTGAAGTGCCATGCGTGACACGGTGTCAGTTttcaagacatttaaaaaaatgtattgtttaataaagatatgcaaatattataagctaatgcatttttttttcctttaaaaaaaagctaattaacTATTAAACACCTCTCTTTCAATTTGTGGACctacaaatttttatttttttttaattttcaaaagTTCAAAGGTCAAGActtaatgaatgaaaacataaacaaaaaaaatgcttttatatAACAATTTATTTACACTAATTCACAATCTGATGGCGACACAAATTAATCACACAAATTATTCAAAGTACATCatttgttggtgttttgatgcTTAAAAGAGGTAGCTAaccacattaaaatatatatatatatacatacacagagtAGATATGTTTTGAAAGATGGCAAATTGCATCGATTACTGAAGGACGCGGGTTCAATGGACACACAAACATCCCAGTTTATGTCTTTGTAGAGTCCGAGTAAAAAGAGCAAATACAAAGTTCAAAATGATTATTTCTTCACTTTATAGTGGAAACAGACGTCTCCATAGCGACCCACCGCCCACAGATTAAAGTCCTCCGTTCGGAAGAGAGAAAACTGTGCTGAAAAATGAGTCCTTAAATAAGGCTGTGTTCCAATACTGTTTTTGTCTCCCCCTTGTCCACTTGCCCGTCTTCAGATCTGTTCTTTTACATCAGAATGATCCAGAAGGCAAAGCTGCAGTTTACGCTCCAAAAACCGGTGGACGAAGGCATGTATAAGTGTGAGCAATGAAGTACTGATCTAATTAGCGCACTACCTACTCCCCGAGCTAGCAAGTTAGCATCAAAACCTCATCTACTTGTGCTGCGATTGCTCACAGGTCACTTCCAGAACAAGTCGATGAGGACGTGTTAAAACGTGGACGTATCTTGGAACGCCTCCTCGTACACTAATGTTGCCAGACGTCTGCCGTCTCCTCGGACTTCGCCGGTGTCTGCGAACCTGCGTTCACCGGTGAGATGTTCATACTGGCCAGAACTTCCTGAGCGCTTTTCCCGAGCATACTCTGCACGTCACAGACGAATCGGTAGACGTAGCGCTTGCCGGCCGTTTTGTGGATGATGTTCTTGTGGTAGTAGTAGCGCAGGCCGCGGCTCAGCTTCTCGTAGTTCATTTTTGGTTTGTTCTTGCACTGACCCCATCGTTTAGCCACCTGCGTGTGCCACAAGCAAATGATCAATCTTCTGGTCTACAGCGTTTCTTACATTTTTACCGGAGTAAGTGGTACGCTCATTTTATATtctgacaataaaaaaaatcaagcaagaATAAAGGAACTGTCTGTGCACTAAAGCTataagaataaagaataaaactctTAGGGcctgctgttatagtaaaataatcagtgacggcATGGTGTAAAACAGAGCAGagtcctggagtgttttattcctcttacaccacggcAATGATCAGAAATTTCATTCATTAACACATAATGACAATGACACGTAATACTTTTTAtcctttatagttacatttaatgttgtgagagttcctgttctcacttacgttatagcagctataaacactcgttccttcaccagctgAAAAGCCTAAACTCGtgtgtcctgaagatgttggaaaacttaaagttacagctttaactctgactgacactggagactccttccatacaagAAAATGTCACTGTATCGATGATTACAGGATTTATTTATCCGTTTATATCAGTGGAGCGTCCTCTGGACACGTCAacgtgaacgagccgttactatagaaacgataacgaattagaacgagtgcgttaacataaacctgcgctacctcagagccgctgttatagagaactaattgacaccttctgaccaatcagaacacagaaGTCATCAGCGCCGTGgtgtaaaatgaaataatgaataaagtATGCGTGGGAATCTGGTGTAAAAACTTTTTCGTACCTCCGCTGGGTCTGACATTTTGAATTCCCAACCGTCACCGGTCCAGCTGATGAAGGTGTGACATGCCGAGTCTAAGAGAAGCTCCAGGAGGAACTGCCACAGCTGAATTGGTCCTGATCCTATAAACAGAACATATAGAGATCATTTACATctagagcttttatttatttatctgattgtgTCCCACGGTACGGAAATCTGAAATTATTCTAAAGCGGTTCTTCGATGCTTTCCTTCAAAGTTCTAGTCTTGAACCAGCTCTGAGCATGAAACATggttctacatggaaccttCACGATTTCTTCCAGAAAAGCAACCAGCAGACCCTTAATGGTTCCAGATTTGACGTGTTTTTCATCCTCTTTGAGCATGGAGAGCCTGGACGATTATCGAGCCATGCAGATAactgtaatatatttttatatatatatatatatatgtgtatgtaagATATCTCACCTGGATAAGCGGACATCCCCGGAGACACCTCGCCATCTCGGTCTAATCTGTGAGACGTCGTGGTGCGTCTCTTCACCACCCGAGGAGAAAACACCTCGGAGGtgagaggagccggagacgaggaTGACGGAGGATGAACGAGCAGCTGGCTGCAGTAAGCGGATGAGGAGTAATCCGTCCAGTACGGTACGGCTTTGCTTTGCGTTTCCGTCTCGTATAAACCGTAGCTCCTCTCTGCATCACCTGCACCATGAGGATGAGGACTGGGGTTAGCTAGGCTTTATGCCGAAAAGTTCAAATGGATGCTAATATGGATGTTTAGCTACAACTCGAACGCCGTCTCTCTGCGTGTCGTACCTGCGTGCTCTAAACCAGACGCCGCTCTGTGATTGAGCTCTTTGGCGGGTTGGTAAAGTCCACTGGCGTCCACGGCCGAGCCGAACGGGCCGCTCTGGGACGACGGACACGGCGGAAACAGACTCTGATACGTCTGAGTGGCTGAATCCTGAAAacctcctgtctgtctgtccatcaccATACTGTCCGGAACTGAGGAAGGGAAGACAGATGTGTTATCATGAATACTCGCAATCTATAagtgtaacacaaacacacaccggtCTGCGTGGTACCTGTGTACACACGTGTCCTGAGTGTTCAATAATGACTTGTTCACTGCTATTTTGGACATTAcagtatacattatatatatatatatatatatatatatatatatatatatatatatatatatatatatataatattataatggaTTAAGGACCCTTACAAGAGAACTTACAAGGAAATCATCTTCTGAATTTTGAACACAGgattattttatgacattttattATAAGGTAGAGGTACGCACCGTTAGTGTACGATGTCCAGCTGCTAAACTCTGGGAAAGTGTCCAGATTGAATAATCCAGAATCAGTGACGTGAACTAGAAGGAGAGGAAACTGAACTGATTAGTGCAGTGTTatgaaaaacatgcatgtaCAGTTTAGCAAGGATACCAGCTAAGCACTGAGCATGCTACATGCTATAAACATAGTGCATGCTAAAGAATCTCTCATTATAGTGTAAGAGCAGGATGCAGCCAGAGCACAGAACAAATAGTCCACCACCTGCGAGCTAACCTTTGACCTCTTGAGTCGTAGCTCAAGGTTTCCTAACCTGCGGAGACTACAGCTGAGATAAAACTCGCTACGAGCTTTACAGTCGAGTCACGCCAAACACATCTCAAGGTGGCTTCCTTTAAAATGCCCTTCCAGACGATTTAATCTTTAACACCACGGACTCAACgtcatgtgaaaaatacaaCGGTGGAACGTATTCTGACATCAAATGCTGCTTTCATCACTGTATTGGAATATTCTCCACCGTTGGAATCAATCATTTAATGGCCTCCAGAATTGAGTTACCTTTGGATGCGTTGACGTGCTCCTTGTGCGGTTCTGCGTACGTGTCCGTGTACTGCGACTGGCCCGGTCCTTTGCTGTCTAACAAAAAGGACAGGTCTTCACCATTGTAGTCTGTGGGTACATTATTAGAAATATGACAATGAATGAATCCCGCCATCATGAAGCAGCTCTGATCTTAAAACCTCTCTTCTAACGTCTCTTCTGTCGTCTTTGTGAACAAACTCCTGAACAAAACAGACCCGTGGTCATTTCTCTGACCCCACCCTGTAGAGCGAGCTTTAGtctaaactgcaaaaaaaaagagggaggaaGCAGGCTGAGGACGGAGGGATGATGAAAAGGGGAGGAGAGGGGCTGCTAAATCTGTTCGAGAAGGAAGTCTGGAGGAAAGGATTAGGAAAACAGGGAGGGAGCtctgagagaaaataaaaaaaaacccggtGTATCTTTAACCTGCCACCCCTCGTTTCTGCGTTTCTGCGCCCCGTGTCCTCGCTGCGTCCTAAAAAGACCCCGTTTCTTTCCTGACGAGTCACGAGTCACGAGTTAGTGCCTAGTGCCGTGTCAAGGCCCAGTTCGGTGTTTGTGACAGAGCTGCTGAGATTAGGGCTTTACCGTTGAAGGACAGAGGAAATGTTTTGCACGAACACTCAGGAAATGTGAGAAGAGAAATATCGAAATGACAAAGACGACCGCTCAGCCTGAGCACACAGGGAGCGAGGTGCACTCATTACGGGATAAAAATAGCTTGCCAACAGCCAGAAATCTACTCAGACCCTCTGTTTCGACAGTAATAAACGACGTTTTAAATCTGCAGTGCGAAACTTTGATTCCGATGCTCGTTTGGACAGAGTTGGTTCTTTCAGGCTTTCGTTCTGTAGCGTGGACTTAACTTCAATAACGTGAAGGCTGAAAAATTCTGAACAGTTTATTACCATATGCACTGAAATCAAATCCCACAGGAACCTCCTGAGTCCTGAAGTCCTCCGTGTAATAACCAGCCTGGTACATCTCCATCTGAGGAGAAACATCAGAGTTAACATCTTTAACAAGGCCAAGaggaagaacaaacaaacaaacaaacaaacaaataaatattgattTAGAAATTCCCATTTTAGAAAGGTGCAATTATCCAATTGTTTATTCTATTGtaaaaaggtatatatatatatatatatatatatatatatgaatatatatattttaatttgaagttatttttattgataGGTTTTCCAACACAAGTAAGTGAataagttagttagttagttaatatCCAACGTGGGTCACATGGTTATCATGTGGGTCCCATTTCATTCTGCTCAATTTATCTTCGTATTATAATACACAAtcaactaaacaaataaataataatatgcctTCTGAAacactctctttttttaaataaataaaacggaagttattttaaaatggcAGATAGACTTTACAACACGGCatgtgatatataaataaacagtaaatatagtacatattaataaataaataaataagcagagTTAGGATTTTGTGTTATTCTCTACATGGTTAATTtgactcaaaacaaacaaattaataaacaaattctgCAAAGTTCAGTTATCTCACCATTTAATAATCAGAAGGCTTAGAGTTTGTAGTAAACTGAAGAATCAGAACATCCTACTGAATATTGAACTCTGAATACTGAATATAGAAATactgaattctgaattctgaAATAAACCCAGCTTTAATAGTTTTAACACTTCACTTAGTCTCAGAATTTAaaaattacttatttatttatgtatttaatgtttttaatttctCTAACCACTAAAGTCTGAAATTCAGTTAACGGTAAACGGTACCTTCAAGATTCCTCGCGAGCGTGTTCTGTTATCCTCTGGGCTCGAGCGCTGCAGGTTCAGATTGCGTGCGTCTCGCGCTCACTCCTGTCCCGTTATAAAGAGTCGGCGCGTGCGGGTATGGGGAGAACGAAGGGGGGGTGATGAGGGGCGTGTCTCCCGACCGGTGCTTGGGTGTGACCCGCGCGCTGCTTCGTGACTTCACACGCCGTGACGTCAGACAGCAGTCACGAGCGCAGATTTTGTTACGGTGTcattcaaagaaagaaaaacaatccgCGTTAATGAGGCGAATTTCCGCGCGGTGAAGTTCTACACAGAGACAGAGCTTCATGAGTTTAACGAGCGCCACTTTTCCTGGTTTTACTGATTCAACCGAACACTTTATCAGTCATCAGTCCTCTTATTTACTGCCGGTTACACCCTTAAACACAGTCCGTGCACGCTTTCTTTAGTTTATTAgtagcattattattagtagtattagtagtagcaatcataataataataataataataataataataataataataataataattattattattattattattattattattattattattataagaagaaagaataaaataaaggatTGTACACAATCAGcttaatatttcattttctaTGAACACAAAAATCAAACTTAagctgaaaatgttaaaaatataagctatattttaaaatatgttagGTTTTAAGATGATTTCGAGTTTGAATATTGAATATAAGATTTAATAACTCTTCCTTTTGCACATACTGTCATTATCACAGAGtttaaaacctaaaaaaaaaacacagtgagattttaaaaaagattttaaatagTTTCccaatattttaaatgttaaatctttaaatatttcattcttATCACGCAAACACGTTTAAATCCTGAagcatgaaacatttttttattattattattattggaacctttttttttttttcatttttagtttttaaaacgAACTATTTAAAAGTTTTAAAGTCTTAATTTTGTCCATATTGTATTTCACCTAGAgctttattaaaaacaataataatattaaatgtcctgctgtcttttcttcttcttcttcttctttttcttcttcttcttcttcttcttcttattattattattattattattattatggaaatatttaatataaatggtatatatttttatcacaGAAATATCAGGTGACTGTAGATATAGCAGGTTATTGTagaatatataatgtataatgtgtgtgtataatgtgttcAGGACCTACATAACACATAAAGTATCTAATAAAaagtgaaacccagtggaggaAACAGTGAGtgatatttatgatatttattgTGAGTTTTCTGTCACTAATTACAGTGTTGAACTTTATGAATGATTATATTGTCCAGTATTTACAGTCTCAGGATACTCCTGTGTGTAATTCCTAACACTGTCGGTGTATAATATAGGACTAATTGTAATTCTATCTTCCATAATGACGCATCGCGAGGACAAATAGATGATATGTTAATACAGAAATCTTTCCTAAAGCTGAACAAAATAAAGGCTGATAGaaacgagtgagtgagtgaaggaatGTGAGGAGGAAGAAAAATCCGAGTCTTGTGAAATGTACAGGATTTTTGTGCTTTAATCAGGATTTGCTGCTGGTGTCTATGGTTTATCTTGAGAAGCCATTCTGCAGAACAATGGGCCGTAAAGTGACGAGGAGAAGGAGCTGAAATCTCGGTGTGAGTGCTGGGAGGAGATAAGAGTGAACCCGGGGGgccttaaacaaacaaaccctccAGAGCTGAGGGAGAAAACACGCTCCATCTGGAGAAGTGAGTTAGTGCGGAGTCGTGATGGCTTCGAGTCTGAAACAGTCGGGGTCGGGTTACTGCTGACCGCGGGGGGGTCGTCCcgaatcatacacacacacacacacacacacactcactctctcacaggGGCGCAAATCACTACACAGCCTACTGTTTTTATCAAACTGTATAACGTCAGCATTtcaaattctcaattctgattggccggCGTCTGATCTTTAATGATGTCGGGCATTTTAAACGAGTTTTAATCAATTATACATTCATGTTAACAGATTTGTCTTTGCCTGTAGACTATATTTACTCTAAACAGCCATGCATGCGCGTCGTGTCGCATTTTAGCTAATGATCAGGTTTCAGATTTACCGATTTAATTACAATAGATGTAATTAAACACGCCCTCTGAGACGTAACCATAACAACACCTGCACAACAGGTCTGGTTATATTACCTGGTGGAAGGACTGTATACAGTTAGCcagataagtaaggaataaaacactaccaCACAACCACAAAGAAACGTAAACTCCTAAAACTGTCCTGAAGAAGTTACAGCTTTCACACTGACTGTTAcaacgctgacactggagactccttccataaacgttacacAAACAcgtttctccttacagaaaacgtcgcTAAATCAAAAGATCTTTATGTGGAGCGCCTCCTCCTGATTAAAGTAGGAACAATTCTAGTGAGAAAACAGTGGATTACTGTGTTACCTCTGGCTAACTTTTGACTCCTTTGTCTTGCTTCTATAAACGATGGGTCTTTTCATCCTTTCTGCAAGCAGCCAATGTGTTTTCGATATTAAGGCAGGCTCATGTAGATATTTTTTAACCGTTTCTGTACTTCTGTTTTTCAGTGGAAAACAACAAGCGCAGGggaatacacaaacacacaagaagAACCCAGTGTTTGGTACAGTAGACTAGAACCTGTGTGGTCTGGGACAGAACCAGGACGACAATGCAGAACACAGACATACCACCACAAGCTAATGTGCGAACACTGTCAGAGGACAAGCTAATGAAGAGGTACAGTTTTGTTCCCCAGTGTACaattgtactaaaaaaaagcagaagttaatgtctaataatataaacaattcTAATTGTATTTTTAAGGCGCTTAAACATACTCTACATCATCTCAGTCCTCTAAACAAAGATC
This genomic interval from Ictalurus punctatus breed USDA103 chromosome 23, Coco_2.0, whole genome shotgun sequence contains the following:
- the etsrp gene encoding ETS1-related protein isoform X2; translation: MEMYQAGYYTEDFRTQEVPVGFDFSAYDSKGPGQSQYTDTYAEPHKEHVNASKVHVTDSGLFNLDTFPEFSSWTSYTNVPDSMVMDRQTGGFQDSATQTYQSLFPPCPSSQSGPFGSAVDASGLYQPAKELNHRAASGLEHAGDAERSYGLYETETQSKAVPYWTDYSSSAYCSQLLVHPPSSSSPAPLTSEVFSPRVVKRRTTTSHRLDRDGEVSPGMSAYPGSGPIQLWQFLLELLLDSACHTFISWTGDGWEFKMSDPAEVAKRWGQCKNKPKMNYEKLSRGLRYYYHKNIIHKTAGKRYVYRFVCDVQSMLGKSAQEVLASMNISPVNAGSQTPAKSEETADVWQH
- the etsrp gene encoding ETS1-related protein isoform X1 gives rise to the protein MEMYQAGYYTEDFRTQEVPVGFDFSAYDYNGEDLSFLLDSKGPGQSQYTDTYAEPHKEHVNASKVHVTDSGLFNLDTFPEFSSWTSYTNVPDSMVMDRQTGGFQDSATQTYQSLFPPCPSSQSGPFGSAVDASGLYQPAKELNHRAASGLEHAGDAERSYGLYETETQSKAVPYWTDYSSSAYCSQLLVHPPSSSSPAPLTSEVFSPRVVKRRTTTSHRLDRDGEVSPGMSAYPGSGPIQLWQFLLELLLDSACHTFISWTGDGWEFKMSDPAEVAKRWGQCKNKPKMNYEKLSRGLRYYYHKNIIHKTAGKRYVYRFVCDVQSMLGKSAQEVLASMNISPVNAGSQTPAKSEETADVWQH